From Priestia aryabhattai, one genomic window encodes:
- a CDS encoding replication initiation and membrane attachment family protein, with protein sequence MKEQHWKEMIPVDRYVVRSNGILQEYDRKILTMLYQPLVGTTCFGLYMTLWSELEQDRLWGKESTHHHLMSMMQINLKAIYHERLKLEGIGLLKTYIKEEDDVRVFIYELIPPLTPHQFFNDGVLNVYLYNRLGKSIFQKVKNYFSDSLVDDQSFKDVTHSFNDVFKSVKATELAPSFQSESKEVFSPDAQTDFMDSSKRASIEMSPDSFDFDLFLAGLTDSMISKRSITSKVKQAIEKLAFLYGIDPLQMKNVVLDSLNENDQVDVELLRKAAQSFYQFENGEALPNLSEQIQPPMLRTMQEKQPQTKEEQLIQQLEVTSPRQLLIEFSGGAEPSKADLQMIEEVMFNQKLSPGVVNVLIYYVMLRSDMKLSKSYVEKIAGHWARKKVQTVQDAMNLAKNEQKEYQNWTEAKQNKKTAGRKIVRKEMVPDWLNDEEKEEKKQPSKEVDGFEEEKRKLQEELKQLDKELKQKHKE encoded by the coding sequence ATGAAAGAACAACACTGGAAAGAAATGATACCGGTCGATCGTTATGTTGTTCGTTCGAACGGCATACTGCAGGAATACGACCGAAAGATTTTAACAATGCTCTATCAGCCGTTGGTGGGTACGACGTGTTTTGGTTTGTATATGACGTTATGGAGCGAGCTGGAACAAGATCGTTTATGGGGAAAAGAGTCCACGCATCATCATCTAATGTCAATGATGCAAATTAATTTGAAAGCTATTTACCATGAGCGGTTAAAATTAGAAGGCATTGGTTTGTTAAAAACATATATTAAGGAAGAAGATGATGTTCGTGTGTTCATTTATGAGCTCATTCCTCCTCTTACGCCCCATCAGTTCTTTAACGATGGCGTGTTAAATGTATATTTATATAACCGACTAGGAAAATCTATCTTTCAAAAAGTAAAAAATTATTTTTCGGATTCACTCGTTGATGACCAATCGTTCAAAGATGTGACGCATTCATTTAACGATGTATTTAAATCAGTTAAAGCAACGGAGCTGGCTCCAAGTTTTCAGTCTGAAAGCAAGGAGGTATTTTCTCCTGATGCTCAAACGGACTTTATGGATTCCTCAAAACGCGCTTCTATTGAGATGAGCCCGGATTCCTTTGATTTTGACTTATTTTTAGCAGGTCTAACAGATTCAATGATTTCGAAAAGGTCCATTACATCTAAAGTAAAACAAGCGATTGAAAAGCTAGCCTTTTTATACGGCATCGATCCTCTTCAAATGAAAAATGTGGTGCTCGATTCGCTAAATGAGAACGATCAAGTTGATGTTGAATTGCTTAGAAAAGCAGCACAGTCCTTTTACCAATTTGAGAATGGAGAAGCACTTCCAAATCTAAGCGAACAAATTCAGCCACCTATGCTTCGTACCATGCAGGAAAAGCAGCCTCAGACGAAGGAAGAGCAGCTCATTCAACAGCTTGAAGTGACTTCCCCCCGACAGCTGTTGATTGAGTTTTCAGGGGGAGCAGAGCCATCCAAAGCAGACCTTCAAATGATTGAAGAAGTGATGTTTAATCAAAAGCTTTCACCAGGGGTAGTAAATGTTCTGATTTACTATGTTATGCTAAGATCCGATATGAAATTATCTAAGAGCTATGTAGAGAAAATTGCTGGACACTGGGCACGCAAAAAGGTACAAACTGTTCAAGATGCCATGAATTTAGCTAAAAATGAACAGAAAGAATATCAAAATTGGACGGAAGCAAAGCAAAATAAAAAAACAGCCGGACGAAAGATTGTGCGTAAAGAAATGGTGCCAGATTGGCTGAACGATGAAGAAAAAGAAGAGAAAAAGCAGCCTTCAAAAGAAGTGGACGGATTTGAAGAAGAAAAACGAAAGCTACAAGAAGAACTGAAGCAGTTAGATAAAGAGTTAAAACAAAAGCATAAAGAATAA
- the mutM gene encoding DNA-formamidopyrimidine glycosylase, whose amino-acid sequence MPELPEVETVRRTLIELASGKTIERVTVKWPNIIKRPEQVEQFCDALVGQTIRDVERRGKFLKIVLDDYTMVSHLRMEGKYALHENAEEPDKHVHVFFHFTDGTELRYRDVRKFGTMHLFKKGEEDLFPPLIGLGPEPFDETFNPSQLKMRIGKTSRKIKPVLLDQNVVVGLGNIYVDEALFRAGIHPERVASQLTDEEYEKLYEEIVATLQEAVKQGGSTIRTYVNTQGQIGMFQQQLYVYGRKGESCKICGTPIEKFVVGGRGTHICPNCQPAKK is encoded by the coding sequence GTGCCAGAATTACCAGAAGTTGAAACCGTCAGACGTACGTTGATTGAATTAGCCAGTGGTAAGACCATTGAGCGTGTAACCGTTAAATGGCCTAATATTATCAAACGTCCTGAGCAAGTTGAGCAGTTTTGTGACGCGCTTGTTGGACAAACCATTCGAGATGTTGAACGCAGAGGTAAATTTTTGAAAATTGTACTCGATGATTATACGATGGTTTCTCATTTGCGTATGGAAGGGAAATATGCTCTCCATGAGAATGCAGAAGAACCAGATAAGCATGTACACGTCTTTTTTCACTTCACGGATGGAACGGAATTGCGATACCGGGATGTAAGGAAGTTTGGTACCATGCACTTATTTAAAAAAGGAGAGGAAGATCTGTTTCCTCCTCTTATTGGCCTTGGACCTGAACCGTTTGACGAAACATTTAATCCAAGTCAATTAAAAATGCGAATCGGCAAAACGTCTCGAAAAATCAAGCCGGTTTTACTCGATCAAAATGTCGTTGTGGGGCTTGGGAATATTTATGTAGATGAAGCACTATTTCGCGCAGGAATTCATCCTGAACGAGTGGCCAGCCAATTAACAGACGAAGAGTATGAAAAATTGTATGAAGAAATTGTAGCAACCCTTCAAGAAGCTGTGAAACAAGGGGGCAGCACAATTCGCACGTATGTAAACACACAGGGACAAATAGGCATGTTTCAGCAGCAGCTTTACGTGTACGGAAGAAAAGGCGAATCCTGTAAAATTTGCGGTACCCCAATTGAAAAATTTGTTGTAGGCGGTAGAGGAACACATATCTGCCCAAATTGTCAGCCGGCTAAAAAATAA
- the ytxC gene encoding sporulation protein YtxC, which produces MKIFFKYVEDAVVVYESLCAKRSALSYGSQCLKLVNNQLLVIDETYNREAILQDMVIPVLTHVILKKKEKKMMVNILKEQFFYSEEEEQDLLLQIMGGIMEGERGEIPQKTFSLPRELLIRQALQDFFIHNVTFTFESFLQFRLKEYQERLRYYAELAIDEYKLEQDYQILIHQLRQAANERQSSTGDVYVMHLNKNKFVLYDHSSRYVPERECAALAEAFLSEQESLYIDSTIIAPLLSLSPAAIHLYSDQHDHDFVYTIQNIFQEKVMLYEKNEFPFDQKQNIT; this is translated from the coding sequence ATGAAAATATTCTTTAAATATGTAGAAGACGCAGTCGTTGTATATGAGTCTTTATGCGCTAAGCGAAGCGCTTTATCATATGGTTCACAGTGCTTGAAGTTGGTGAATAATCAGCTTTTAGTAATTGATGAGACATACAATAGAGAGGCCATTTTACAAGACATGGTAATACCGGTATTAACGCACGTGATTTTAAAAAAGAAAGAAAAAAAGATGATGGTAAACATATTAAAAGAACAATTTTTCTATTCAGAAGAGGAAGAGCAAGATTTGCTGCTTCAAATTATGGGGGGGATTATGGAAGGAGAGAGAGGCGAAATTCCGCAAAAAACATTTTCTCTTCCAAGAGAATTACTTATCCGCCAGGCTCTTCAAGACTTCTTCATTCATAATGTAACATTCACCTTTGAGTCTTTTCTCCAATTCCGTTTAAAAGAATATCAAGAGCGGCTGCGCTATTATGCTGAGCTGGCGATTGATGAATATAAGCTTGAACAAGACTATCAAATTCTTATTCATCAGCTGCGTCAAGCAGCTAATGAAAGACAGTCATCTACAGGTGATGTGTATGTGATGCACTTGAATAAAAACAAGTTTGTATTGTACGACCACAGCAGTAGATATGTTCCTGAACGTGAATGTGCAGCTCTAGCAGAGGCCTTTTTATCTGAACAAGAATCATTATACATAGACTCAACTATTATCGCGCCTTTGCTAAGTTTATCTCCAGCTGCTATTCATCTGTATAGCGACCAGCATGATCATGATTTTGTTTATACCATTCAAAATATCTTCCAAGAAAAAGTTATGTTATACGAAAAAAATGAATTTCCGTTTGATCAAAAGCAAAATATAACGTGA
- the nrdR gene encoding transcriptional regulator NrdR — MKCPSCHYNGTRVLDSRPVEEGRSIRRRRECEECHYRFTTFEKVEELPLIVVKKDGAREEFSKDKILRGLIKACEKRQVSLKQLEDTVHDIETELRSQGTSEVQSDVVGEMVMERLAAIDEVSYVRFASVYRQFKDINVFIDELKDLIKKERL, encoded by the coding sequence ATGAAGTGCCCATCCTGTCATTACAATGGAACGAGAGTGCTGGACTCGCGCCCTGTAGAAGAAGGCCGCTCTATTCGTAGAAGACGTGAATGCGAAGAGTGTCACTATCGTTTTACAACTTTTGAGAAAGTAGAAGAACTTCCGTTAATTGTTGTAAAAAAAGATGGAGCGAGAGAAGAGTTCAGCAAAGACAAAATCCTTCGAGGGTTAATTAAGGCGTGTGAAAAACGCCAAGTAAGCTTAAAACAATTAGAAGATACTGTACACGATATTGAAACGGAGCTGCGCAGTCAGGGTACATCAGAGGTGCAGTCAGATGTGGTAGGAGAAATGGTGATGGAGCGATTAGCTGCTATCGATGAAGTCTCTTATGTTCGATTTGCTTCTGTATACCGACAATTTAAAGACATCAATGTATTTATTGATGAATTAAAAGATTTGATTAAGAAGGAACGACTGTAA
- the coaE gene encoding dephospho-CoA kinase (Dephospho-CoA kinase (CoaE) performs the final step in coenzyme A biosynthesis.) — translation MSIVIGLTGGIASGKSTVTGMLRDINIPVIDADHIAKEVVEPGKEAYKQIVETFGRAILHENAEINRAALGEIVFYQEEERKKLNAIVHPAVRKEMLSQKERYIEEGYDAVVLDIPLLFESDLTHLVDKVVVVYVDEPVQLERLKSRNDLSTEDAYARIHSQLPLIQKVALADAVINNNGPVEETKQQLLSILALWLD, via the coding sequence ATGTCAATTGTAATTGGATTAACGGGCGGAATTGCTAGTGGAAAAAGCACGGTAACCGGAATGCTGAGAGATATTAATATTCCAGTAATCGATGCTGACCACATTGCAAAAGAAGTCGTCGAACCAGGAAAAGAAGCATACAAACAAATTGTAGAGACATTCGGCCGTGCCATTCTTCACGAGAATGCGGAGATCAATCGAGCGGCTTTAGGGGAAATTGTGTTTTATCAAGAGGAAGAACGTAAAAAGTTGAATGCAATTGTACACCCTGCGGTAAGAAAAGAAATGCTTTCTCAAAAGGAAAGGTATATCGAGGAAGGATACGATGCTGTGGTATTAGATATTCCGCTGCTGTTTGAAAGTGATTTGACACACTTAGTCGATAAAGTAGTGGTTGTATATGTCGATGAGCCTGTGCAGCTAGAAAGGTTAAAGTCTCGTAATGATCTCTCGACGGAGGATGCCTATGCACGTATCCACTCACAGCTGCCTTTAATTCAAAAAGTAGCCTTAGCCGATGCGGTGATCAACAACAACGGACCTGTAGAGGAAACAAAACAACAGCTTTTAAGTATATTGGCCCTGTGGCTAGATTAA
- the dnaI gene encoding primosomal protein DnaI yields the protein MKPINDSLNQLVNKKDFKARLEALKNSILSNSEVKTFLQEHRHELDEQMVDRGLMKMHEFIDQSKCCDKCPSLQSCVNMVKGYHPQLVVKGRNIDLQYERCPRKVQEEERKEQESFIQCMYVPKEILQATMSDIEIEQGRFEAIKLVRDFVREYEPNKKMKALYLHGSFGVGKTYFLGAIANALAEKKVKSTILYVPEFLRELKGSFQDQSFNEKIEYVKKVPVLMLDDLGAESVTSWMRDDVLGTILQFRMLENLPTFFSSNLNFKELQHHLTYTQRGEQEELKAARVMERIKSLAIPVEMNGENKRNR from the coding sequence ATGAAGCCTATCAATGATTCGCTAAACCAGTTAGTGAACAAAAAGGATTTTAAAGCACGCTTAGAAGCATTAAAAAACAGTATCCTGTCTAATTCCGAAGTTAAAACGTTTCTGCAAGAGCATCGCCATGAGTTAGATGAGCAAATGGTTGACCGAGGCTTGATGAAGATGCATGAATTTATTGACCAAAGCAAATGCTGTGACAAATGCCCTTCTCTGCAAAGCTGTGTCAACATGGTGAAGGGATACCACCCTCAGCTGGTTGTGAAAGGCCGTAACATTGATTTGCAGTATGAACGCTGTCCTAGGAAAGTGCAAGAAGAGGAGCGAAAAGAACAAGAATCTTTTATTCAGTGTATGTATGTGCCCAAAGAAATTTTACAGGCAACAATGTCTGATATTGAAATTGAGCAGGGAAGATTTGAAGCCATTAAACTAGTAAGAGATTTTGTGCGAGAATATGAGCCAAATAAGAAAATGAAAGCTTTATATTTACACGGTTCGTTTGGTGTGGGGAAAACTTATTTTCTTGGAGCAATTGCCAATGCGTTAGCCGAAAAGAAAGTGAAATCTACAATTCTTTATGTCCCGGAGTTTTTGCGTGAGTTAAAAGGTTCTTTTCAAGATCAAAGCTTCAATGAGAAGATAGAGTATGTCAAAAAAGTACCGGTTCTTATGCTTGATGATCTCGGAGCAGAATCCGTAACGAGCTGGATGAGAGACGATGTGTTGGGCACGATTTTGCAGTTCCGCATGCTTGAAAATTTGCCGACATTTTTTAGTTCGAATTTAAATTTTAAAGAGCTTCAACATCATTTGACTTATACACAAAGAGGCGAGCAGGAAGAGCTCAAAGCCGCTCGTGTCATGGAACGAATTAAGTCTCTAGCCATTCCTGTTGAAATGAATGGAGAGAATAAACGAAATAGATGA
- the thrS gene encoding threonine--tRNA ligase, translated as MLKEWKVVSEVIKMTFPDGAVKEYPKGSSTEDIAASISPGLKKKALAGKVNGELLDLRTPIEQDGSLEIITQDAPEALEIMRHSTAHLMAQAIKRLYKDAKVQLGVGPVIENGFYYDIDMEDSITPEDLGKIEKEMKKIVNSNIEIERKEVSREEAIQLYKEVGDELKLELIDAIPAGEKVTIYQQGEFFDLCRGVHVPSTGKIKEFKLLSVAGAYWRGDSDNQMLQRIYGTAFFTKADLDEHLRLLEEAKERDHRKLGKELNLFTNSQKVGQGLPLWLPKGATIRRIIERYIVDKEVSLGYQHVYTPVLGSVELYKTSGHWEHYQDDMFPAMEMDNEDLVLRPMNCPHHMMVYKQGIHSYRELPIRIAELGTMHRYEMSGALSGLQRVRGMTLNDAHIFVRPDQIKEEFIRVVRLVEAVYKDFGFENYSFRLSYRDPEDTEKYFDDDAMWEKAQSMLKDAMDELDLDYYEVEGEAAFYGPKLDVQVKTALGKEETLSTVQLDFLLPERFDLTYVGEDGKQHRPVVIHRGVVSTMERFVAFLIEEYKGAFPTWLAPVQVQVIPVSPTVHLEYAKEVQEQLQLAGIRVELDSRDEKIGYKIREAQMQKIPYMLVVGDKEVEDKAVNVRKYGEQDSETVNFQAFLQNVKAEASR; from the coding sequence ATGTTAAAGGAGTGGAAAGTTGTGTCAGAAGTAATCAAAATGACATTTCCTGATGGAGCTGTTAAAGAGTATCCAAAAGGATCATCAACAGAAGATATTGCGGCTTCTATTAGCCCGGGATTAAAGAAAAAAGCATTAGCAGGTAAAGTAAACGGCGAGCTACTGGATTTACGTACGCCAATCGAACAAGATGGCAGTCTTGAAATCATTACGCAAGATGCTCCTGAAGCGCTTGAAATTATGCGTCATAGTACAGCGCATTTAATGGCTCAAGCAATCAAACGTTTATACAAAGATGCAAAAGTACAGCTAGGTGTAGGACCGGTCATTGAAAATGGTTTTTACTATGATATCGATATGGAAGATTCAATTACTCCTGAAGATTTAGGTAAAATTGAAAAAGAAATGAAAAAAATCGTTAATTCAAATATTGAAATTGAACGAAAAGAAGTTTCTCGGGAAGAAGCAATTCAACTTTATAAAGAAGTCGGCGATGAACTAAAACTTGAATTGATCGATGCGATTCCAGCAGGTGAAAAGGTTACGATTTACCAACAAGGCGAATTCTTTGACCTTTGTCGAGGCGTGCACGTGCCGTCAACAGGCAAAATTAAAGAATTTAAACTATTAAGCGTGGCTGGTGCTTATTGGCGCGGAGACAGTGATAATCAAATGCTGCAGCGTATTTACGGTACAGCATTCTTTACAAAAGCAGATTTAGACGAGCATCTTCGTCTTCTTGAAGAAGCAAAAGAACGTGACCACCGTAAACTTGGTAAAGAGTTAAACTTATTTACAAACTCTCAAAAAGTAGGACAAGGTCTGCCTTTATGGCTTCCAAAAGGTGCGACAATCCGCCGTATTATCGAGCGTTATATCGTAGATAAAGAAGTAAGCCTTGGTTATCAGCACGTTTACACTCCAGTGCTGGGAAGTGTAGAACTTTACAAAACGTCTGGCCACTGGGAGCACTACCAAGATGACATGTTCCCTGCAATGGAAATGGATAACGAGGACCTGGTTCTTCGTCCAATGAACTGTCCTCATCACATGATGGTTTACAAACAAGGTATTCACAGCTATCGTGAGCTTCCAATCCGTATTGCTGAGCTTGGAACGATGCACCGCTACGAAATGTCAGGAGCATTATCAGGACTTCAGCGTGTTCGAGGCATGACGCTAAATGATGCGCATATCTTTGTACGACCGGATCAAATCAAAGAAGAATTTATTCGTGTGGTTCGCTTAGTTGAAGCGGTTTATAAAGATTTTGGATTTGAAAATTATTCATTCCGTCTATCTTACCGTGACCCTGAAGATACAGAAAAATACTTCGATGATGATGCAATGTGGGAAAAAGCACAAAGCATGTTAAAAGACGCAATGGATGAACTTGACCTTGATTATTATGAAGTTGAAGGCGAAGCGGCATTCTACGGTCCAAAGCTAGATGTTCAAGTTAAAACGGCTCTTGGTAAAGAAGAGACGCTATCTACAGTTCAATTGGATTTCTTACTTCCTGAACGCTTTGATTTAACGTATGTAGGAGAAGACGGAAAACAACATCGACCTGTTGTTATTCACCGCGGCGTGGTGTCAACAATGGAACGCTTTGTAGCTTTCTTAATCGAAGAATACAAAGGAGCTTTCCCAACGTGGTTAGCACCTGTACAAGTTCAAGTGATTCCGGTATCACCTACGGTTCACCTTGAGTATGCAAAAGAAGTGCAAGAACAGCTTCAGCTTGCGGGTATTCGTGTGGAACTTGATTCTCGCGATGAGAAAATTGGCTATAAAATCCGTGAGGCTCAAATGCAAAAAATTCCTTACATGCTTGTTGTAGGGGATAAAGAAGTAGAGGATAAAGCAGTAAACGTACGTAAATATGGTGAGCAGGATTCAGAAACAGTGAATTTCCAAGCCTTTTTACAAAATGTAAAAGCAGAAGCATCTCGTTAA
- a CDS encoding cytosolic protein → MGVVQAVKSLFSNHVETSDHHSDPTLKTHYYKTTAGNAFKQVHEVLKHMQGIEILAAYEERGEISLNVVKGRKAFVVITIISVRPLETAIDFSATTESKVMPVDFGFSKELVRTLYKSFDQKLIPLSS, encoded by the coding sequence ATGGGGGTAGTACAAGCAGTTAAATCTTTATTTTCTAATCATGTAGAAACAAGCGATCACCATTCAGATCCAACTCTAAAAACGCATTATTACAAAACAACGGCTGGGAATGCATTTAAGCAAGTTCATGAAGTATTGAAGCACATGCAAGGGATAGAGATACTTGCTGCGTATGAAGAGCGAGGAGAAATTAGCTTAAACGTTGTAAAAGGAAGAAAAGCTTTTGTTGTCATTACCATTATTAGCGTACGTCCTCTTGAAACCGCTATCGATTTTTCTGCTACAACAGAGTCAAAAGTGATGCCAGTTGATTTTGGTTTTAGTAAAGAACTTGTACGTACGCTTTATAAGAGCTTTGATCAAAAACTTATTCCTCTTTCTTCGTAA
- the speD gene encoding adenosylmethionine decarboxylase: METMGRHVISELWGCDFDKLNDIDYIEKTFVDAALKSGAEVREVAFHKFAPQGVSGVVIISESHLTIHSFPEHGYASIDVYTCGHLDPTIAADYIADALSAQTRETIELPRGMGPVQVKQTKVNAL; encoded by the coding sequence ATGGAAACAATGGGTCGTCATGTCATCTCAGAATTATGGGGATGCGATTTCGATAAGTTAAATGATATTGATTATATTGAAAAAACGTTTGTTGATGCAGCTTTAAAATCTGGTGCGGAAGTTCGCGAAGTAGCGTTCCATAAATTTGCACCTCAAGGTGTAAGTGGCGTTGTTATTATTTCAGAATCACATTTAACGATTCACAGCTTCCCAGAGCATGGTTATGCAAGTATTGATGTTTATACTTGTGGTCATTTAGATCCTACAATCGCAGCAGATTATATTGCAGATGCTCTAAGTGCACAGACACGTGAAACAATTGAATTACCACGTGGAATGGGTCCTGTTCAGGTAAAACAAACTAAAGTGAATGCACTTTAA
- the ytaF gene encoding sporulation membrane protein YtaF has product MITFSLLILAFAVSLDSFSVGLTYGLRKVKIPLKSIFIISCCSAFSLMFSMFLGKVLTHLFSVDVLNKVGGGILVLLGMWILYQFFCPADSSRVKEEKTLMKIEIKSIGLVINVLKKPTAADLDNSGSITGIEAFILGIALSLDAFGAGFGAALLGYSPYALAIAVALMSSLFLSAGIQFGKVFSRLSWMKMFSFLPGVLLIILGIFRF; this is encoded by the coding sequence ATGATAACATTTTCTTTACTTATTCTTGCTTTTGCCGTAAGTCTTGACAGCTTTAGCGTTGGCCTGACATACGGACTTCGAAAGGTGAAAATCCCGCTGAAATCCATTTTTATTATTTCATGTTGCTCAGCATTTTCTTTAATGTTTTCTATGTTTTTAGGAAAAGTACTTACGCATCTATTTTCGGTGGATGTACTAAATAAAGTAGGCGGAGGTATTCTTGTTCTACTTGGAATGTGGATTTTATACCAGTTTTTTTGTCCGGCAGATTCATCTCGAGTGAAAGAAGAAAAAACATTAATGAAAATTGAAATTAAGTCGATTGGCTTAGTCATTAACGTATTGAAAAAACCGACGGCAGCAGATTTAGATAATTCAGGTTCCATCACTGGGATTGAAGCATTTATACTTGGAATTGCATTATCTCTTGATGCATTTGGAGCAGGGTTTGGAGCAGCTTTATTAGGTTATTCGCCGTATGCTTTAGCAATTGCTGTAGCTCTTATGAGCTCACTTTTTTTAAGTGCTGGCATACAGTTTGGCAAGGTTTTTTCACGTTTATCATGGATGAAAATGTTTTCCTTTTTACCGGGAGTTCTGCTTATTATTTTAGGTATTTTTAGATTTTAA
- the infC gene encoding translation initiation factor IF-3 — MMVNEGIRAREVRLIDQNGEQLGIKSKNEALEIASRVNLDLVMVAANAKPPVCRIMDYGKFRYEQQRKEREARKNQKVVNLKEVRLSPTIDEHDFNTKLRNARKFLEKGDKVKASIRFKGRAITHKGIGQKVLERFSQACEDVSSVESAPKMEGRSMFLVLAPKNEK; from the coding sequence ATGATGGTAAACGAGGGCATTCGAGCTCGCGAAGTTCGTCTAATTGATCAAAACGGTGAACAATTAGGAATTAAATCAAAAAATGAAGCATTAGAAATTGCTTCACGAGTAAATCTTGACTTAGTAATGGTTGCTGCAAATGCGAAACCGCCGGTATGTCGTATTATGGACTACGGTAAATTCCGTTATGAGCAACAACGTAAAGAAAGAGAAGCTCGTAAAAACCAAAAAGTTGTAAACTTAAAAGAAGTTCGTTTAAGTCCAACAATTGATGAACATGATTTTAACACTAAACTTCGTAACGCACGCAAGTTCCTTGAAAAAGGTGACAAAGTGAAAGCGTCTATTCGCTTTAAAGGTCGTGCCATTACTCATAAAGGGATTGGCCAAAAAGTACTTGAACGTTTTTCACAAGCTTGCGAAGATGTAAGTTCAGTTGAATCGGCTCCTAAAATGGAAGGCCGCAGCATGTTCTTAGTCTTGGCACCTAAAAACGAAAAGTAA
- a CDS encoding glyceraldehyde-3-phosphate dehydrogenase, with amino-acid sequence MKARIAINGFGRIGRMVFRTAIIEENLNIIAINASYPAETLAHLIKYDSIHGPFNGDVKCDDDALIVNGKRIQLLNSRDPLNLPWKELGIDLVVEATGKFNSREKAQLHIEAGAKKVVLTAPGKQEDITIVMGVNEREFDVNQHNIISNASCTTNCLAPVVKVLDEAFTIENGLMTTVHAYTNDQKNIDNPHKDLRRARACAQSIIPTTTGAAKALSLVLPHLKGKLHGMALRVPTPNVSLVDLVVDVRKPVTMEDVNLAFIKAAEGPLKNILNLTMEPLVSIDFNTNPHSAIVDGLSTIVMEDHKIKVLAWYDNEWGYSQRVVDLVRYIAAEMRKGSKIRVS; translated from the coding sequence ATGAAAGCACGTATTGCCATTAATGGTTTTGGGAGAATAGGAAGAATGGTGTTTCGCACAGCGATTATAGAGGAGAATTTAAATATTATTGCAATAAATGCATCTTATCCAGCAGAAACATTAGCACATTTAATCAAATATGACTCTATACACGGACCATTTAATGGAGATGTTAAATGTGATGATGATGCGCTAATTGTTAACGGTAAAAGAATTCAGCTATTAAATTCACGTGATCCGCTGAATTTACCTTGGAAAGAGCTTGGGATTGATTTAGTTGTTGAAGCAACAGGGAAATTTAATTCAAGAGAAAAAGCGCAGTTACATATTGAAGCAGGTGCGAAAAAAGTTGTCTTAACGGCACCGGGTAAACAAGAAGATATTACCATTGTGATGGGCGTAAACGAACGAGAGTTTGATGTGAATCAGCATAACATTATTTCCAATGCCTCTTGTACGACAAATTGTCTAGCTCCAGTTGTCAAGGTGTTAGACGAAGCGTTCACAATTGAAAACGGTTTAATGACGACCGTTCATGCATATACAAATGATCAAAAGAATATCGATAATCCGCATAAAGACTTGCGAAGAGCCCGTGCGTGTGCTCAATCAATTATTCCTACAACAACTGGAGCAGCCAAGGCACTTTCATTAGTTCTTCCTCATTTGAAAGGAAAGCTTCATGGGATGGCGCTGCGCGTGCCAACGCCGAACGTATCACTTGTCGATTTAGTTGTGGATGTAAGGAAACCTGTGACGATGGAAGATGTTAATTTAGCGTTTATTAAAGCTGCTGAAGGACCATTAAAGAATATTTTAAATTTAACAATGGAACCACTCGTATCAATTGACTTTAATACAAACCCTCATTCAGCTATTGTAGATGGACTATCCACGATCGTAATGGAAGATCATAAAATTAAAGTGTTAGCTTGGTACGATAACGAGTGGGGCTACTCTCAGCGCGTAGTCGATTTGGTAAGATATATTGCTGCAGAAATGCGTAAGGGATCAAAAATAAGAGTAAGCTAA